Proteins encoded in a region of the Amyelois transitella isolate CPQ chromosome 9, ilAmyTran1.1, whole genome shotgun sequence genome:
- the LOC106132475 gene encoding uncharacterized protein LOC106132475, giving the protein MGDKTSDKTIKNAEVKLQKILHKINNLRLGDNYVSKLNYVGKENSYNFLRILSCNWMLVSVAFVAVSVGSAWWINKEVFAEVSVRRLQYETKQALFRPPEDCSMCIGVEDVVRIANVSPTKFEEEYAYGTVPVIVTDAMKDWRAVQEFNFTFFADFYRNLKSNEKFGSCFFYPYKSGLNSLDEVFNMEEKRANLSGEPWYVGWSTCTFEEAERLRAYYNRPYFLPKTSESLPVDWIFMGGPGQGAHMHVDTVRYISWQAQIRGRKQWELAPPPECLYRCRRITFTVEPGEILVLDTNRWFHKTSVLPGDISITIGAEYD; this is encoded by the exons ATGGGTGACAAAACCAGCGATAAAACGATTAAAAATGCCGAAGTTAAACTACAGAAAATTCtgcataaaattaataacttacgTCTCGGTGATAACTATGTGTCGAAACTTAATTATGTAGGGAAagaaaatagttataattttttaagaattctCAGCTGCAACTGGATGTTAGTCAGTGTCGCTTTTGTTGCTGTTTCCGTAGGCAGTGCGTGGTGGATTAACAAAGAAGTTTTTGCTGAGGTGAGTGT TAGAAGATTACAATATGAAACGAAA CAAGCACTCTTCCGACCCCCCGAAGACTGTTCCATGTGCATCGGCGTAGAAGACGTGGTCCGTATAGCCAATGTTTCTCCAACAAAGTTTGAAGAAGAATACGCATATGGCACTGTGCCTGTTATTGTTACTGATGCTATGAAGGATTGGAGAGCTGTGCAG GAGTTCAACTTCACATTCTTCGCAGACTTCTACCGCAACCTAAAATCCAATGAAAAATTCGGCTCATGTTTTTTCTATCCCTACAAATCCGGTCTGAATTCACTCGACGAAGTTTTCAATATGGAGGAAAAGCGCGCCAATTTGTCCGGCGAACCCTGGTATGTTGGATGGAGTACCTGCACGTTTGAAGAGGCGGAGAGATTGCGTGCCTATTACAATCGGCCGTATTTCCTTCCTAAGACTTCTGAGAGTCTGCCGGTAGATTGGATTTTTATGGGCGGGCCGGGGCAAGGCGCTCATATGCAC GTGGACACAGTGCGGTACATATCCTGGCAGGCGCAGATCCGCGGGAGGAAGCAGTGGGAGTTGGCCCCTCCACCGGAGTGCCTCTATCGATGTCGGAGGATCACCTTCACTGTCGAACCGGGCGAGATTT TGGTATTGGACACAAACAGATGGTTCCACAAGACCAGCGTGTTGCCGGGAGACATAAGCATCACTATAGGCGCAGAATACGACTAA
- the LOC106132503 gene encoding protoporphyrinogen oxidase, which translates to MAAILGGGLGGLSTAYYLLKTNVTRNSNLKLFLLEATNYCGGWIKSIKTKDYTFEQGPRTIRPKGITGVNTLNMIEDLGLSEHVAPITSEHPAAKNRMIYVNQNLYLLPSSLKGVFQKNLPFSKPLIYALFYDISQPHKHLQDDSIYNFVERRFGKEIADYAIAPMICGICAGDAKEISVKFLMKTLFEWEQNHGGVVKGMMKSMFSPKTGEEIDISNLAKRAQEEKWNVYTIKGGLETFPATLHDYLCQNNVDINLNTRIKELQFVDSGTVLLKNCSGELFNASHVYSTIPSYALAKLVEKQHPDLAQELNEIPFVTVGIVNLYFSSETPLVTPAFGFLVPPIENSPILGVVFDSFCIPDQNGTVLTVMLGGKWFEEKFGENVTEEKLFNVAMQEIGTILNIKEKPTVYHVNILHKCIPQYVIGHYERVGKIRDYIQKNNLPISLVGSSYDGVGINDVIYSAKKQVQEDCT; encoded by the coding sequence ATGGCTGCTATTCTAGGAGGCGGTTTAGGTGGACTTTCGACTGCTTACTATCTGCTAAAGACCAATGTTACACGGAACAGTAATCTCAAGTTATTTCTGTTGGAAGCTACAAATTACTGTGGTGGGTGGATCAAGTCTATCAAAACAAAAGACTACACATTCGAACAAGGTCCACGGACGATAAGGCCTAAAGGTATCACTGGGGTGAATACTTTGAATATGATAGAAGATTTAGGTCTCAGCGAGCACGTCGCACCGATCACTTCGGAGCACCCGGCTGCTAAGAACCGCATGATATATGTcaatcaaaatctttatttactcCCCTCCAGTTTGAAAGGTGTCTTCCAGAAAAACCTGCCATTCTCTAAACCTCTAATTTATGCacttttttatgatatttctCAACCGCACAAACATCTACAAGATGATtctatttacaattttgttgAAAGAAGGTTTGGTAAAGAAATAGCTGACTACGCAATTGCTCCAATGATCTGTGGCATCTGTGCAGGGGATGCCAAAGAAATATCAGTCAAATTCTTGatgaaaactttgtttgaatGGGAGCAGAATCATGGCGGAGTTGTGAAGGGTATGATGAAGTCTATGTTTAGCCCTAAAACTGGTGAAGAAATAGATATTAGCAACCTGGCTAAGAGAGCACAGGAAGAGAAGTGGAATGTGTACACAATAAAAGGTGGTTTGGAAACATTCCCAGCTACATTACATgattatttatgtcaaaataatgTGGATATCAACTTGAATACACGGATAAAAGAGCTACAGTTTGTAGATTCTGGTACagtattacttaaaaattgttcAGGGGAGCTGTTCAATGCAAGTCATGTGTATTCTACAATACCTTCATATGCTCTTGCAAAGTTAGTGGAAAAACAGCATCCAGATTTGGCTCAAGAGCTCAATGAGATACCATTTGTAACAGTTGGtattgtaaatttgtatttttcatcTGAAACACCTCTAGTGACACCTGCGTTTGGCTTCTTGGTTCCTCCGATAGAAAATTCGCCAATTCTTGGTGTGGTTTTTGATTCCTTCTGCATACCGGATCAAAATGGGACTGTTCTTACTGTGATGTTGGGTGGTAAATGgtttgaagaaaaatttggaGAGAATGTCACTGaggaaaaattgtttaatgttGCTATGCAAGAAATAGGTACTATTCTCAATATCAAAGAGAAGCCAACAGTGTATCATGTGAATATTTTGCACAAATGTATTCCTCAGTATGTGATTGGTCATTACGAGAGGGTGGGGAAGATAAGAGACTATatacaaaagaataatttGCCAATTTCTTTGGTCGGCAGTAGTTATGACGGTGTTGGTATAAATGATGTTATTTATTCTGCTAAAAAGCAAGTGCAAGAAGACTGCacttag
- the LOC106132504 gene encoding dynactin subunit 4: protein MAYLTQPDYVKYVCSCGQLKPITHLYFCRHCLKIRCGFCICHEVDSHYCANCLENMPSSEARLKKNRCSSCFDCPSCFHTLSTRATLAQPRQPAQEGGGDAKVENKQPKKMYYLSCFNCRWTSRDVGIPDQPVASGGWPERTNPFATRINQLLDYYKAIAQQEKQEKLEKERKKFAIRGKYITLTDKTGLTGAMARNIAGLPSEGGSSSAIAGFVASQPSEEVEELPEDVYTKEINLKQITSMPQRLASPEWQPTSVSRLHPLAKLLSVKRSQRCRACDHNLTKPEFNPGSIKFKIELLAYYHVPEVKIISFETVKPGQTTALLLKLTNPTGHEMQLKLMQPEDLPPVESSEETTIDKSLEKSLNLEKDASYKSVSRAPALGASVRVRGAARALSLAQRDDAAEYDDDAAGGGDGFIIWRKSNKVAVRLEVETPPSAAPGTAARAALAVQHSYRNTVPAAQPPHDHTLHTVLLLDLGTVSG, encoded by the exons aTGGCATATTTAACTCAACCAGACTATGTGAAATATGTTTGTTCCTGTGGACAACTGAAACCAATCACACATTTGTATTTCTGCCGTCATTGTTTGAAGATACGCTGTGGATTTTGCATATGTCATGAG GTTGATTCCCACTACTGTGCTAACTGCCTGGAGAACATGCCATCCTCCGAGGCCCGGCTGAAGAAGAACCGTTGCAGCAGCTGCTTCGACTGCCCGAGCTGCTTCCACACGCTGTCTACCCGGGCCACACTGGCTCAGCCGAGGCAGCCTGCACAG GAAGGTGGGGGTGATGCCAAAGTGGAAAATAAGCAGCCTAAGAAAATGTACTACCTGTCTTGTTTCAACTGCCGGTGGACTTCCAGGGATGTGGGGATTCCTGATCAGCCTGTTG CGTCGGGCGGTTGGCCAGAACGCACGAACCCGTTCGCGACGCGCATCAACCAGCTCCTGGACTATTACAAGGCTATAGCCCAGCAGGAGAAACAGGAGAAGTTGGAGAAGGAGAGGAAGAAGTTCGCTATAAGGGGGAAATACATCACGTTGACG GATAAAACAGGCCTAACAGGCGCCATGGCGCGTAACATAGCGGGTTTACCATCTGAAGGGGGCTCGTCTTCAGCCATCGCTGGATTCGTGGCAAGTCAGCCCAGTGAAGAGGTAGAGGAGTTACCGGAAGACGTGTACACGAAGGAAATCAACCTCAAACAGA TAACCAGCATGCCACAGCGGCTAGCTTCCCCGGAGTGGCAGCCCACATCAGTGTCCCGTCTCCATCCTCTCGCCAAACTTCTCAGCGTGAAACGGAGCCAACGGTGTAGAGCGTGCGACCACAACCTCACTAAACCGGAGTTCAATCCTGGATCCATCAAATTTAAGATCGAACTGCTTGCTTA CTACCACGTCCCGGAAGTGAAGATAATATCTTTCGAAACAGTGAAACCCGGTCAGACGACGGCGTTACTGCTCAAACTGACAAACCCCACGGGTCACGAGATGCAGCTAAAGTTGATGCAGCCTGAAGATCTACCACCAGTCGAGAGCAGCGAGGAGACAACCATAGACAAGAGTTTAGAGAAGTCACTTAATTTGGAGAAG GACGCATCGTACAAGTCCGTGTCGCGGGCGCCGGCGCTGGGCGCGAGCGTGCGCgtgcgcggcgcggcgcgcgcgctCTCCCTGGCGCAGCGCGACGACGCGGCCGAGTACGACGACGACGCGGCCGGCGGCGGCGACGG TTTCATCATCTGGCGCAAATCCAACAAGGTGGCGGTGCGCCTCGAGGTGGAGACGCCCCCGTCGGCGGCGCCCGGTAcagcggcgcgcgcggcgctGGCCGTGCAGCACTCGTACCGCAACACGGTGCCGGCCGCGCAGCCGCCGCACGATCACACGCTGCACACTGTACTTTTGTTAGATTTGGGCACCGTTAGCgggtag